The Edaphobacter flagellatus sequence GCAGAAGATTCCCTGGTACACGATTACGGATGACTTCGATAAGGACTTCGGCGTCGACCTGTGGCATGGGCACAATGTCTTCTTCCGCGATGAGAAGGACAGAATCTTCCGCACGTACTTCATCAACAACCGTGGCGATGAGGCGATGGGAACGGTGTGGAACTATCTGGATGTGACTCCGCTGGGACGTCAGGAGGACTGGGAGGATTCGCCGGAGGGCTATCCGAAGACGGAGCGCTACAAGTGGTGGCGTTGGCACGATGTCTACGGCAACGAGGATGCTAAGTGGAACAAGGTGGTCGCCGATGCGATGGTGACGCTGAAGCTTTAGCCTCGCTGTGAGCTGTCTTTAATCGAGTATGCCCCGCATCCGAGTTTTGCGATGCGGGGCATATTGATTGTTGCAGAACGTACGTACGAGGAAGGCTACTTCGTCAGCTTGAGGAGGACGGCGCCGTGCTTGGGGATGGTGAAGACGTCGGTGTCCTTGATGAAGCCGAGGTCTTTGTTGGCCCACACGTCGTGAGCATGCGCGCCTTTGGGAAAGCCGACGTCCTTGAGGTGGAGTGTCATGCCGCGCATGGTGTTGCGGTCGACGGAGACGTTGAAGAACGCGAGCGCGACGGAGCCGTCGGCAAGCGGACGTGACCAGATTTCGATCTGGTTGCCGGCATAGACGCGGTCGCCCTGTTTGCCGAGCTTGTCCTGATCGATGGCGATGACGTCGCGGTTGGTGAGGATAGAGCGCACGTCGTCGCTCATCTGGGTGAGGTTATTGCCGGCGATCAGCGGAGCGGCGAGGATGGCCCACATGGTCATGTGCGTAATGTTTTCGTCGTGCGTCAGCTTGCCGTTGCCGACTTCGAGCATGTCGGGGTCGTTCCAGTGGCCGGGGCCTGCATACTGTGCGAGACCGGCCTGCGCGAGCGCGATGATCATCATGCGGTCGTAGCTCTCGTGGATGTCGCCGGTGGTGCGCCAGAGATTGCCGCCAACCTGCGGAGCCCACTGCCATGACTCGTCGGTGCCGTACTGGCAGAGGCTGTAGACCATGGGCCGACCGGTCTTGAGGATGGCCTGGTGCATTTTTTCGTACGCCTCGCGTGCCATTTTGGCCTGTGCAGCGGGATCGTTGGGGTGCTCCTGCCGCATGTTGTTGCCGAAG is a genomic window containing:
- a CDS encoding glycoside hydrolase family 27 protein, with translation MRRYLALTASLLFASLPLAAQQPGAHSRAGVEQLAATPPMGWNSWNWFAGKVTDADIRKAADLIVSSGMRDAGYVYVNIDDTWEGKRDANGNITTNEKFPDMKALADYVHSKGLKIGIYSSPGPLTCAKYEGSYGHEDQDAKTYADWGIDYLKYDLCSFGNNMRQEHPNDPAAQAKMAREAYEKMHQAILKTGRPMVYSLCQYGTDESWQWAPQVGGNLWRTTGDIHESYDRMMIIALAQAGLAQYAGPGHWNDPDMLEVGNGKLTHDENITHMTMWAILAAPLIAGNNLTQMSDDVRSILTNRDVIAIDQDKLGKQGDRVYAGNQIEIWSRPLADGSVALAFFNVSVDRNTMRGMTLHLKDVGFPKGAHAHDVWANKDLGFIKDTDVFTIPKHGAVLLKLTK